Within Pirellulales bacterium, the genomic segment AGGCGCTCATTCAGTTTGTGCAACGGCTGCGCGAACAGGCTAACCCCGAAGACGAACGACGGCAGAGCGTGCGCTATCCGCTCACGGCCGTGGTGACAATCTTGCCGATCGAGTGGTTTTCGGATCAACGTCACGAACCTTTCAAAGCCGTCTCCAAAGATATCTCAACTTCAGGCCTCTCGGTGATCGGCACTCGTCCGGTCACCACACAGCAGTTCATGGCCTACATCGAAGTCGATGAGCAACCCGCAGTGGCACTGCTAGTCAACACCGTCCGCTGCCGCGCCGTAGGGCATCTCTATGAGATTGCCGGGCAGATCACCAAAAAGCTCGATCAGTAAAAATCGAGGGAATTGCGATCTCCCCGTCCGCGATCCGAGTTTCATGAACATTGTTTCATGGATTGGCGGTCAAAAAGTAGGCCGGCGCGCTGTGGCATGACGCCACCCCCCGCGTGGTCTACAATGCTTGCGACCACGACATATGGCTCACCCCACTCCTGGGGCGATTGCACCTCGCAGACACAGATTTCGATCGCGTTTTTTCTGGGTAAGGCAACCCGGATGCCGGCATCCAACTATCGAAACTTCCGCGACCCAATTGGCCTTGCTTGGCGCATGGTTTCAGACGGGCGATCGATCGGACGGCAGGCGATTGCCCGAGAATTGCTTTCGCTGGTCGCGGCGCCGCTGGATTGGCTGTTGCAAGGTGCGGAGCGCCGTGCCGCAGCGGCTGATGAACATTCTCAGCTGCCGTTGCTGCTGGTCGTGGGGCCGCCGCGGTCTGGCACCACCCTCGTTGCCCAACTGCTGACCGATTACCTGGACGTCAGCTATTTCTCGAATCTAAACGGCTTGTTTACGCGATCGCCCCTTTCCGCCCAGCGCCTATTGCAGCGAGTGCGGCCAGAGCCCAATCGCGAATATCGCAGCCTGTTCGGTGTGACGGCCGGACTGCATGGCGCGAACGACGGCTTTCACATCTGGAATCGATTTCTCGGCGGCGATCGTTATCGTCCGGCCACCGACTTGAATGCAAGCGAACGTGAGCGGTTGCGAGAATTCTTTGACCGCTGGCTCACGATCACAGGCAAGCCACTGCTGAACAAGAATAATCGCAATTTGGCGTGTGCCGATCTGTTGGCCGATGTGCTGCCGAACGCCTTCTTCATTTGCGTGACGCGTGATCCTGTGTGCGTCGCGCAATCGCTGATGAAAGCGCGACATTGGGTGCAAGGCGACTCGCGATATGGTTGGGGGCTTTTTGCCGAAAACGCCAGCGACTCGGGCGAGGCGGCGGGCGTCGATGCAGTGTGCAACCAACTGGAGCAAAACATGCGCTGCGCCGCCGCCATGCGCGCGCATATACCAGAGCAGCGCTGGCTTGATGTACGCTACGAATCCTTTTGTGACGATCCGGCCGCCGTGGTGAGAGAGATATTGGCGCGGACGCCAAATGTCGTGCTTCGTCCCGGCCGCGCGCTCGATGCCGTAAGGCCGATGGCGGCTTCGGATCGGTTGACGCTCTCGGTGGAGAGCCAAGCAATGATTCGCGAGAGATTGAACATGCCGGCTCCAACTCATGGGTTGACTCGCCGAACGTCGCGCCGCGACCAGCAAACCGCCGCGTTCTGAGCGAGCTTGGTTGGCTAATCGGCCCCGGCGTTTGGCAATAGCGTGGCGCCGCTGACGCGGTCATTTTCGCACCCGGCGCCATGCGCGGGCCTCGCTTTCTTGCTAAAATTGTAGCGCACTCACAGCCTTGCACTTATTGGAGTTTGCGCCCCCATGAGCGTTTTTCTCGGGATCGATATCGGCACCTCGGGCACAAAAACCCTGGCGATGGACGCCAGCGGCAATATTCTCGCCGAGTCGACCGAAACCTATCCGCTGCATCACCCCCGCCCGCTTTGGTCGGAGCAGGATCCCGAAGATTGGTGGCGGGCAACGGTCAAGACGATCCGCAGCGTGGTGCGGCAGGCCAAGCTCAAGCCCGCGGACGTCAAGGCCATTGGTCTGTCGGGCCAAATGCACGGTTCGGTGTTTCTCGACGAGCGCGATCGGGTGATTCGCCCAGCCCTGCTTTGGAACGATCAGCGCACGGCTGCCGAATGCGATGAGATCGAGCGTCGTGTGGGGGGGCGACGGCGGTTGATCAAGCTGGTCGCCAATCCGGCGTTGACGGGATTCACCGCTCCCAAGATCCTTTGGCTGCGCAATCATGAGCCGCGCAACTACGAGCGGACCAAGAAGATTTTGCTGCCCAAGGATGATGTCCGCCGCCGTCTGACGGGTGAATACGCCACCGACGTGAGCGACGCCAGCGGCATGCTGTTGCTCGATGTGAAGAAGCGCGACTGGTCGCGCCCCATGCTCGACGCGCTCGACATCGACGTGAATCTGTTGGCCCGCTGTTACGAATCGGAAGAGCCAACTGGCAAACTCATCACCGCCGCCGCCAAGGAGTTGGGGCTCACCACCGAGTGCGTCGTGGTGGGCGGAGCGGGCGATTGCGCCGCCAACGCCGTGGGCACGGGCGTGGTCAGCCGGGGCACGCTGTCGACCTCCATTGGCACCTCAGGCATCATGTTCGTCCATAGCGACGAGGTGACGATCGATCCCGAGGGGCGGCTGCATACTTTTTGCCATGCCGTGCGCGGCAAGTGGCACATGATGGGAGTCAGCCTTTCGGGCGGCGTTTGTCTGCAATGGCTCCGCAATCAATTTGGCGAGGAACTGGGAAAGAGCGCCAATGCGGATCCCTACGAGCTCCTGGTCGGCGAAGCGAGCGCGATCGCGGCAGGCAGCGAAGGGCTGTACTTCTTGCCCTACCTATCTGGCGAGCGCACGCCGCATGCCGATCCCGACGCGCGCGCGTGTTTCATTGGCCTCACATTGGCGCATACCCGGGGCCATTTAACGCGGGCGGTGATGGAGGGGGTGGCCTATGCCATGCGCGACAGTCTGGAGATTATCCGCTCGCTGCAAGTCCCAGTGCGGCAGATTCGCGCCTCGGGAGGGGGCTCGCGAATTCAGCTCTGGCGGCAAATCCAGGCCGATGTGTTCGGCCAGAAGGTCGTGAGTTTGCAGGCCGAGCAAGGACCGGCGTTTGGCGTGGCGCTATTGGCGGCAGTTGGGGCCGGCGCGTTCAAATCGGTGGAAGAGGCGTGCAAGGCCACGATTCGAGTGGTGAAAGAAACGCCAGCCGATCGCGCCGCCAGCAAACGCTACAATGCCGGGTTTCCTATCTATCAACAGCTTTATCGTTCGCTCCGGACCGATTTTAAGTCGATATCGGCGGTGGAGCATCCTCCCCAGCCACGCAAGAAGGCCGAGCCGGCCGCCGCGTCTGCCTAACGCCGCAGCGTGCCGCATAACCCGGAGGGACATTCGGTGGGCACACTATTTCTCGCCGAGAGCGATGTGCGGCAAGTCCTCGACATGCCGAGCGCCATTGAGCGGGTGCGCGAGTGCTTTCGACAGCTTGCCGCGGGGCGGGCCGAGAATGTCCCTCGGCATCGAGCATCGGCGCCGGGCGCCGTGCTGCATACCATGAGCGCGGCGGCGGGCTACCTGGGCATGCTCGGCTGGAAATGCTATCTCACCACCAAGCGGGGGGCGCAATTTCATTTTGGGCTGTACGAGCAGGCGACTGGCCAACTCGTGGCGCTAATACAGGCCGATCGACTGGGACAAATCCGCACTGGCGCCACCACTGGCGTGGCGGTCGATCACTTGGCGCATCAGCAAGTCGACGAAATGGGCCTGATCGGCACGGGGTGGCAAGCCGAGGCGCAATTGACCGCGGTCGCCGCCGTGCGCCGTGTCCACAAGGCGTATGTCTACAGTCGCGATCCAGAACGTCGGCGCGAGTTCGCCCGGCAGATGCAATCAAAACTCGCCATCGAGGTGGCGCCGGTCGGTCAGCCACACGATGCTGTCGAGGATTTGCCGGTGGTGATCACCGCCACGACCAGCGCCCAGCCCGTGCTGGATGGGCGCTGGTTGGCCGAAGGAAGTCTGCTTTGCGCCATGGGATCGAACTGGCTTGGCCGGGCGGAGGTCGACGTCGAAGCAGTGCGCCGCGCCGATCGCATTGTGTGCGACAGCGTGGAGTGTTGTCGCCGAGAAGCTGGCGACTTCACCACGGCGATCGAGTTGGGGGTGTTCGATTGGTCGCGCGCCGTCGAACTTGCCGATGTGGTGGCTGGGCGCGCCATGGGACAGCGCAATCCCGCCGCGGTGATTCTGTTCAAGTCGGTCGGCATGGCGCTGGAGGATGTCGCTGTGGCGACGCTGGTTTATGAACGCGCCAAGGCACAGGGATTAGGTCGCGACGTGGACCTATAAGGAGTGCGCTCGCCATGTCCGTCACGCCTCTATGGAAGATTCGTTCCGGGCAATTTGCTGGCTGGCATACCAACAACGCTTTGTACAACGACGCCGGCGATCATGTTGGATACCTCGCCGGCCATATTGCCTACGGGCTCGATGGCCGACCACTGGGCGAGCTTCACCAGGCCGAATGGATCGGCCGAAGACGCGGCGCGCATTACCCTGCGGGTGAAACGCATCCCGTCTGCGGGAGCGTGGCGCATGCCCGGTTGCCCGACCGAGCGGGGTTGTCCGTGCCCGACTGGACCGATCCGGCGCCTTGATGCAAACTAGCTATACGATTCTGCGCCGATTCATTGCCACCATTGAGTTTCACCGCGTTTAGCTGATGCCGCCCCGTACGATCGCAATTGGAGACATTCATGGCTGTCTGGCCGCGCTCGATCGGGTGTTGGCGGCCATCGAGCCTTTGGCCAACGATACGCTGATCGTACTGGGCGACTACGTCGATCGCGGCTCCGACAGTCGCGGCGTTATTGCTCGGCTGCGACAGCTTGCGGAGCGCTGCCGACTGGTGGTGCTGACCGGCAATCATGAAGAGATGCTGCTCGCCGCGCGCGATGACGAGGTGGAACGCGACGCCTGGTTGCGCTACGGTGGCGCCGAAACATTGGCGTCGTACGGCGCCGCCAGCCTGGAAGGCTTGCCAGCCGCCGACATCGAATGGATATTGCAAGGCGCCGACGGATTCGAAACGGCGACTCATTTGTTCGTACATGCCAACTATCTGCCCGACCTGCCGCTTGCCCGCCAGCCCGTGGAGGTGCTGCGCTGGGAGTCGCTGTGGCAGCGAGTGCCGCCACGGCATATCAGCGGAAAAATCGCCATTGTAGGCCACACAGCGCAACATGAGGGCGAAATCTGGGACTTGGGGCATTTGCTTTGCATCGACACCTATTGTCACGGCGGCGGTTGGCTCACGGCCATGGAGGTCGACACACGGCAAGTGTGGCAGGCCAGCCGTGCCGGCGAACTGCGCGCTAAATAATCGCCGTCTGACCACAGCATTGTCGTTGCTCGCGGCCGACTTGCCGTAAAATGAACGCCAGACGATCCGCGACGTCGGCATGAGGCATCGGTCATGAGCCTGTTGCAAGCTACTACTTCGACAACTTCCCCGTCGCTAGTGCTCGATGAGCGCGATGGCGCGGTGGCCATCTTAACGCTCAATCATCCGGCGCGGCGCAATGTGCTGTCGAGCGCTCTGTTGGCGGAACTGCTCGCTCGACTCGAATCGGTTGCCGCTGATCGTGGTGTTCGCTGTCTGATTCTCGCGGCTAGCGGCCCAGTGTTCTCGGCCGGGCACGATCTGGCCGAGTTGCTTGCCGCCGACGCGGAGCAACTGCAGTCCATATTTTCGCTCTGTACCCGCGTGATGGAGACCATTCGGCTGGCGCCGAAGCCGGTCATTGCACAAGTGCAAGGCATCGCCACCGCCGCCGGTTGCCAATTGGCCGCCACGTGCGACCTGATCGTCGCCAGTCGAGCGGCAAGCTTCGCCACGCCAGGAGTGAAGATCGGCATGTTTTGCAGCACGCCGGCCGTGGCGCTGTCGCGAGCGGTACCCGCCAAGAAGGCGCTAGAAATGCTGTTCACCGGCATGCCGATCAGCGCGGCCGAAGCGGAGCGCTCTGGATTGGTGAACCAGGTAGTGGAGGCAGAGCGACTCGAAACGGCGACTCGCGCCTTGGCCCAGCGCATCGCAACCGCCAGCGGCGACACGCTCGCTCGTGGCAAACGCGCCTTCTACGCACAACTGGCGCTCGACCTCCCCGCCGCATACGATGTCGCCTGCCAGGCCATGGTCGACGGTGCCCAAACGCCAGACGGCCAAGAAGGCATGCGCGCGTTTATCGAAAAGCGCGAACCCCAGTGGCGCGATTGACGTGCCTCGACATTCGCCCGTCGAAGCGACGGCGCGATTAGCCAGGCTCGAGCGACCGCAAGGCGGCAATCAATCGATCGACCTCTTCGGGCGTGTTGTAGTGCAACAGGCCAATGCGCACGAGTCCGTCGGGCTCCAAGCCCAGCGCTTCGGTCAATGGCAGCGCGTAAAAGTTGCCATGCCAGACAAATATGCCGTGCTCAGCCAACGCCAACGCCACTTCGCGCGGCTTGAGGCGGCGATGCGAGATGGAGATCGTCGGCACGCGCTCGTGCAAACGCTTTCGATCCGTGATCCCCCAGACTTTCACGCTCGGCAGGGTATCCAATCCATCCAATAGTTGCATAAGCAGTCCGCGCTCGTGGACGGCGATCAGTTCATACGATCGAGCTAGCGCCTCGCGGCGCGGCGTATGCGCAGGTGACTGCGACAGTGATTGCAAGTAGTCAATCGCGGCCAGCGTGCCCGCGATCGCCTCGTGGCTTTGCGTGCCCGTCATCCAGCGATCGGGCAGAGATTCGGCCGCGGGCCGCACTTTGTAGGCCGGCAACGCTTCCAATAGCGAGCGCCGTCCCCAAAGGATGCCGAGGTGTGGGCCAAAGAATTTGTACGCCGAACAGGCCAGGAAATCGCAGTTCCACGCGGCGATGTCGGGCAAGGCGTGCGGGGCATAATGTACCGCGTCCAGGAACACCAGCGCGCCGACCGCGTGCGCCAATTGCGATATTTCGCCCACCGGGTTAATTGTGCCGACCGCGTTCGACGCGCAGCCGACCGCCACCAGTCGCGTCCGGGGAGAGAGTTGCCTGCGCAGATCGTCCATGTCGAGCGTGCAATCGTCCGTTATGGCGACATGCCGCACGATCGCGCCGGCGTCACGCGCAGCCAACACCCACGGAGTGACGTTGGCGTCGTGATCGAGGCGTGTGACGACCACTTCGTCTCCCGATCGCCAAGTCCGCGCCAGAGCGCGCGACAGCGCGAAGGTAAGGCTGGTCATGTTGGCGCCAACGACGACTTCGCCTGGGTCGGCGGCGCCCACGAAGTCGGCCGCCGCATGATGCGCTTGCGCGAGCATCGCATCGCTTTGGCGGCTGGTGGCGAACACGCCGCCGTGGTTGGCGTTCGTGTGCAATAGGTAGCGCGACACGGCATCGGCCACGGCCTGCGGAACCTGGCTGCCGGCGGGGCCATCGAAGAACACAGCGGGGCGCTCGCCGCATTGCGTTTGCAGCGCCGGAAATTGCTGGCGCAACTGCGGCACGTCGAGGCGATTGAGGGTCACTCAGCGTTCTCCCGGGTAGGTTGTCGAAACGAGGCGTCGGTTCGATCGGTGATGAACATGCAGCCAGGACTGTGGGTGATGCAGATCGGTGGCCGAGCAGCCGCCAAGGCCAATTGCGGCGTAACGCCGCAGGCCCAAAAGACCGGCAACTCGCACTCGTCAATCGTGACCGCATCGCCAAAATCGGGCCGGCTGAGATCATCGACGCCCAAGGCGGCGGGATCGCCAATATGAATCGGCGCGCCGTGCATGGTGGGAAACTCCGCTGTGATGCGGATAACGTCGGCGATCTGCTCCGCGGGATAAGGACGCATGCTGACCACAAGTGGACCGGCGAACGGTCCGGCACTGGCGCAGGCAATGCGAGTGCGATACATCGGCACGTTGCGCCCTTGATCGATATGCCGCACCGGCAGGCCGGCGGCGACGAGCGCCGACTCGAACGTGAACGAGCAACCGATCAAGAAGCTCACCAGATCGTCGCACCACAGACTGGCTATATCGCTGGGTTGCAAGGAATCAGCGATGCCTTCTCGAAAGACGCGATACTTTGGCACATCGGTCCGCAAATCGGCATCTGCGGCAAGTCCATGTGGCACGGGATCACCAGGCGAGGTGCGCAGCAGCAAGGGACAGGGCCGCGGATTTTGTTGGCAGAAGCGTTCAAAATCGTCCGCGTAATCCGCTGGTAGGACAACAAGATTTGCCTGCGCATAGCCGCGCCCCAGTCCCGCTGTCGGGCCAGACCACTGACCAGCGCGAATGGCCGCGCGAACTTCAGCGGCGGAGGCGTCGCGGAATTCAGTCGCTTCGAACGGGCCAGAGTGCGCGCGTGTCATGTCACCCCTTGCCGCGTTCGTCGATAAAACGGCGCCCCTTCCCCTCAAAGCGCGGCAGGGAGCCAATCGCGGCCAGTTTCACCTCCACCTTCAGCCCCAGTCGCGTGCGCAGCTCTTCGAGAACGCGCTGCGGCTGCGCCAGCCGATCTTCGATTTCCAAATACAGAAAGTCCATCGCGCCCTGTTTGCGGGCGCAGACTCGATACTCGACGATTTCCGGGAAGCTGCGCACGATGTGTTCGATGGCGCTGGGAAAGATGTTGACTCCGCGAATGACCAACATGTCGTCGGCGCGGCCGAGAATTCCGCCGTCGAGAAACACAAACCCGCGTCCCGATTTACTCCACCGCGGCCGCACCAGGTCGCCCGTGCGATAGCGAATGATGGGGCAGCCCACGCGGCCGAGCGCGGTGAGCACCAATTCGGACAGTTCCCCCTCCTCGGCCGGCGTGCCGTGCGCGACGGAGAGGAACTCGGGCAGAAACTCGCTCTCGTTGATATAGAGGCCATTGCCGTCGGGATCGCCATAGCCCCAGGGGCCAATCTCGGAGGCGCCGGCATGATCGAAGACTTGCGCCTGCCAGGCGGCTGCGATTCGTTCGCGCGTGGAGGGAATGGAGCCCCCCGGCTCGCCCGCCAGCACGATGGTTTGCACTCCCAGCGAGGCGACATCCAATTGATGGGTCGCTCCTGATTCGGCCATGTGCAAGGCATAGCTCGGCGTGCAAAAGAGGATTTGTCCGCCAGCGGCGCGCAATAACTCCAGACGCCCGAGTGTCGAGAGCCCGCCGCCGGGCACCACCAGACAGCCGCGCTCGACACAGGAGTCGTGCGCGCTCCAAAAGCCGACGAAGGGGCCGAATGAGAAAGCCATGAACACACAGTGTGCTGGCTCAATGCCAACTGCGTCGAGCACAAACTGCCAGCAGTGCATCCACCAGCGCCAGTCTTCGGCAGTGTCGACCACCAGCATCGGCCGACCGCGCGTGCCAGAGGTTTGGTGCAGGCGCACGTAGCGTTCGGTGGGAAATGTCTGATTGCGGCTGAGTTGGCCCGAGCGTCGAGCGGCCATCAACTCTTCTTTGTAGGTGAACGGCAGCTTGCCCAGTTCGTCGAGCGACATGCTGGGGAGTCGCAGATCGGCGAACTTCTCACGATAGAACTGATTGTGCGGCAAGATTTGCTCGAGAAGCTGTTTGCATCGCGCGAGTTGATGGGCCTGTAAACCCTCGCGATCGAGTTGCAGCAGTCGGGAGCGATCTTCGGCTGTGGCGCTGGTCATGTCACGCATCATACGCCAGCACATGGGGCGCGGGCGAGTAGCGCCGCTAGCCAGTGGCGAATACCGCCATTAAGCTACGGACCATCCTGATTTCATCTTTTCCCAGGCGCAAAATTGAGATGCAGCCCGCAGCCAACAAAAGAGCGCTACTGGTTATATTTCTTACGGTCTTCATCGATTTACTCGGCTTTGGGATGGTGATTCCGCTGCTGCCGGTTTATGCTCGGCTCTTCACCGACGATCAAACCGGCTGGGTGATTGGCGCACTGATGGCGTCGTTTTCGGCCATGCAGTTTCTGTTCGCCCCGATCTGGGGAAGAGTGTCGGACCGCGTGGGCCGACGCCCCATTTTGGTGTTGGGCCTGGCCGGATCGGTGGTGTTCTACGCGTTGTTCGGTGTCGCCAGTTCAATGCGAAGCCTGACCCTACTGTTCGTTTCTCGCATTGGCGCCGGTATCTGCGGGGCCACCATCTCCACGGCGCAGGCGTATATCGCCGATGTCACCACCATCGCCAACCGGGCACGCGGGATGGCGCTAATTGGCGCCGCCTTTGGCATGGGGTTCACCTTTGGTCCTTTGATCGCGGCTGTGGCGCTGTTCGACAGCGCGCCAACAGTCCCCGCCGCGTCCGCGCATGCCGATACCGCCACCGAGGCCACCAGCCGTATTGAAGGCACAACGCATGCGGCCGAGGCCAGCCCCTGGCCAGGCTATCTGGCGGCCAGCCTGTCAGCCGTGGCGCTGGGCATGGCCATCTTTTACCTTCCCGAGTCGCTAAGTCCCAACAGCGAGCACGCGGGGCGGTCGATTTTGAGCCTCGACTCGTTGCGCGCCGCCGTGGCGATTCCGTCCATGCCGCTGCTGCTCGTCGCGGCGACGGTCACCGTGCTCTCGTTCGCCAATCTCGAGTCCACTATGTCGCTGTTGCTGGCCGTGCCGGCGGGGCATTTCGAGTTCGACCCCATGCAGATACTGCTGGTTTACACCTTTATTGGTCTGGTGCTGAGCATTGCGCAAGGCGTGTTAGTGCGGCGCGTGGCAGGCCGCGTGCCCGAAGGAACGATGGCGCTGGTCGGTGGTGTGACCATGATCGTCGGTTATCTGCTGGTGCCGATGGCCAGCAAGGTCGGCAGTTTGCACCTGCTGTTGGCGGCGCTATTCATCGAAGTCACCGGCTTCGCGTTTCTGCCGACGGCGCTCAATTCGCTGATTTCGCGCCGCAGCGACCCCGCCAAGCAGGGCGGCATTTTGGGATTGAATCAGAGTATGAGTTCTCTGGCGCGCATCCTTGGACCGCTGATCGGCATACGACTCTTTTACTCGGGGCCGATGTTGCCGTATTGGTCCGCGGCGATCTTGATGGCTGGCGCCCTGGTGCTGGTGCAAGTGGCGGTGCGACGCGGGCGCGATTTTCACTCGCCGCGAGTCTGATGGGCCGTAGCTCCGGTATCGCTAAACGTGGCCGGCTGCAGCAAATGCCGCGTAGCGGCCATGGCGAGAAAGACCCACAGCACAAGCGCCATCGCCTTGCGGGCCGCTGAGCGATCGGTGTCACCCAGCGCGATCGCGGCTAGTTGATGCATGAGCAGCACGCTAAGCATGACCGCCAAACCCAGCGCGCTGGTCGCCCAGAGATTGCCGCCAAGCAGCAACGGCCGTTGTTCTGGGGGAAGCTGCATGATGATCCACATGCCAAGCGGAAACTGCGTCAGCGTGGCCGCCAGCCCGAGCCAAGCTGGCAAAGTCGTAAGCTTGCGGCGCGAGTCGCTGACCGAATTGTCGCGCAGCGCCAGCCAAATCAAATAGACGGCGCTAAAGATCACGGCGGCGATCAGAAAGTGTCCCACCCGCGCCAGGGTGTGCTGTTCCAGCAGCACCTGGGGAACGGAAACGCGGCTTTCCCATAGCGCCGGTCGATGGCTCACCAGGCCAACCACGACAAACAGCGCCGGAAAATGGTAGGCGAGATTGGTGCTGCCAATGAGCGCCACCAGGCGGTGCAACCAGCGCCGGCCGGCCCAGCGATTCCAGGCCGCCCAATACACGGTGTAACAGGCGATCGAAAAGAAGTATTCGACCCCCGAGAACCACCAGCGGCTTGGTTTGATGGTGGCCAGAGCGTTCCAATAACTGCCGTTGCCGCTTGCGTATAATAGAGCGAGCTGTGCCGCTCCGAGCACGCCTCCCAGCACCAGGGCAAAGATACAGTGCGCAGCAAGCGTGCGGCCCAGCAGCCCCGCCTCCGGTTCGTGACGACCGCGCCATTCCAGCCAGATGCAGTACAGCGGACCAAAGGTCGCCAGTCCGACGGCGGTCAAATGGGCCGCGACGAGCACAATGAGCAACGCGAGAGTCACTTGGCCTCCTTGTGGCGGCTGAATCTCATGGCACACTCATAGCAGATCAAGCCAATCGATGGGAGGAGGATCCTGAAATGAAAGCCGTGGCGCCGGGGCTTTGGATCGGCAACGCCGCCGACGCGCGCGACGTGCGCCGCGTGGTCGACCTGGGGATCATGGCCGTGCTCCATCTGGCAATGGAAGATCCCCCGGTGGGGTATCCTCGCGATATTGTGTATTGTCGATTCCCCTTAATCGATGGGGTCGGCAATCGCCCCGAAGTGGTGCGAGCGGCGGTGGGCACGCTGCGCAATTTGATCGAGGTGGACGCCCCCACGCTAGTGGCCTGTAGCGGCGGCGTGAGCCGTGCCCCGGCGATCGTGGCCGCGGCCTGGTCGCAAACGC encodes:
- a CDS encoding PilZ domain-containing protein, with protein sequence MNLDLKSIPDPPEALIQFVQRLREQANPEDERRQSVRYPLTAVVTILPIEWFSDQRHEPFKAVSKDISTSGLSVIGTRPVTTQQFMAYIEVDEQPAVALLVNTVRCRAVGHLYEIAGQITKKLDQ
- a CDS encoding sulfotransferase, with product MLSLVAAPLDWLLQGAERRAAAADEHSQLPLLLVVGPPRSGTTLVAQLLTDYLDVSYFSNLNGLFTRSPLSAQRLLQRVRPEPNREYRSLFGVTAGLHGANDGFHIWNRFLGGDRYRPATDLNASERERLREFFDRWLTITGKPLLNKNNRNLACADLLADVLPNAFFICVTRDPVCVAQSLMKARHWVQGDSRYGWGLFAENASDSGEAAGVDAVCNQLEQNMRCAAAMRAHIPEQRWLDVRYESFCDDPAAVVREILARTPNVVLRPGRALDAVRPMAASDRLTLSVESQAMIRERLNMPAPTHGLTRRTSRRDQQTAAF
- the xylB gene encoding xylulokinase, with the protein product MSVFLGIDIGTSGTKTLAMDASGNILAESTETYPLHHPRPLWSEQDPEDWWRATVKTIRSVVRQAKLKPADVKAIGLSGQMHGSVFLDERDRVIRPALLWNDQRTAAECDEIERRVGGRRRLIKLVANPALTGFTAPKILWLRNHEPRNYERTKKILLPKDDVRRRLTGEYATDVSDASGMLLLDVKKRDWSRPMLDALDIDVNLLARCYESEEPTGKLITAAAKELGLTTECVVVGGAGDCAANAVGTGVVSRGTLSTSIGTSGIMFVHSDEVTIDPEGRLHTFCHAVRGKWHMMGVSLSGGVCLQWLRNQFGEELGKSANADPYELLVGEASAIAAGSEGLYFLPYLSGERTPHADPDARACFIGLTLAHTRGHLTRAVMEGVAYAMRDSLEIIRSLQVPVRQIRASGGGSRIQLWRQIQADVFGQKVVSLQAEQGPAFGVALLAAVGAGAFKSVEEACKATIRVVKETPADRAASKRYNAGFPIYQQLYRSLRTDFKSISAVEHPPQPRKKAEPAAASA
- a CDS encoding ornithine cyclodeaminase family protein, whose translation is MGTLFLAESDVRQVLDMPSAIERVRECFRQLAAGRAENVPRHRASAPGAVLHTMSAAAGYLGMLGWKCYLTTKRGAQFHFGLYEQATGQLVALIQADRLGQIRTGATTGVAVDHLAHQQVDEMGLIGTGWQAEAQLTAVAAVRRVHKAYVYSRDPERRREFARQMQSKLAIEVAPVGQPHDAVEDLPVVITATTSAQPVLDGRWLAEGSLLCAMGSNWLGRAEVDVEAVRRADRIVCDSVECCRREAGDFTTAIELGVFDWSRAVELADVVAGRAMGQRNPAAVILFKSVGMALEDVAVATLVYERAKAQGLGRDVDL
- a CDS encoding serine/threonine protein phosphatase → MPPRTIAIGDIHGCLAALDRVLAAIEPLANDTLIVLGDYVDRGSDSRGVIARLRQLAERCRLVVLTGNHEEMLLAARDDEVERDAWLRYGGAETLASYGAASLEGLPAADIEWILQGADGFETATHLFVHANYLPDLPLARQPVEVLRWESLWQRVPPRHISGKIAIVGHTAQHEGEIWDLGHLLCIDTYCHGGGWLTAMEVDTRQVWQASRAGELRAK
- a CDS encoding enoyl-CoA hydratase — its product is MSLLQATTSTTSPSLVLDERDGAVAILTLNHPARRNVLSSALLAELLARLESVAADRGVRCLILAASGPVFSAGHDLAELLAADAEQLQSIFSLCTRVMETIRLAPKPVIAQVQGIATAAGCQLAATCDLIVASRAASFATPGVKIGMFCSTPAVALSRAVPAKKALEMLFTGMPISAAEAERSGLVNQVVEAERLETATRALAQRIATASGDTLARGKRAFYAQLALDLPAAYDVACQAMVDGAQTPDGQEGMRAFIEKREPQWRD
- a CDS encoding cysteine desulfurase-like protein, whose translation is MTLNRLDVPQLRQQFPALQTQCGERPAVFFDGPAGSQVPQAVADAVSRYLLHTNANHGGVFATSRQSDAMLAQAHHAAADFVGAADPGEVVVGANMTSLTFALSRALARTWRSGDEVVVTRLDHDANVTPWVLAARDAGAIVRHVAITDDCTLDMDDLRRQLSPRTRLVAVGCASNAVGTINPVGEISQLAHAVGALVFLDAVHYAPHALPDIAAWNCDFLACSAYKFFGPHLGILWGRRSLLEALPAYKVRPAAESLPDRWMTGTQSHEAIAGTLAAIDYLQSLSQSPAHTPRREALARSYELIAVHERGLLMQLLDGLDTLPSVKVWGITDRKRLHERVPTISISHRRLKPREVALALAEHGIFVWHGNFYALPLTEALGLEPDGLVRIGLLHYNTPEEVDRLIAALRSLEPG
- a CDS encoding putative hydro-lyase encodes the protein MTRAHSGPFEATEFRDASAAEVRAAIRAGQWSGPTAGLGRGYAQANLVVLPADYADDFERFCQQNPRPCPLLLRTSPGDPVPHGLAADADLRTDVPKYRVFREGIADSLQPSDIASLWCDDLVSFLIGCSFTFESALVAAGLPVRHIDQGRNVPMYRTRIACASAGPFAGPLVVSMRPYPAEQIADVIRITAEFPTMHGAPIHIGDPAALGVDDLSRPDFGDAVTIDECELPVFWACGVTPQLALAAARPPICITHSPGCMFITDRTDASFRQPTRENAE
- a CDS encoding phenylacetate--CoA ligase family protein, encoding MTSATAEDRSRLLQLDREGLQAHQLARCKQLLEQILPHNQFYREKFADLRLPSMSLDELGKLPFTYKEELMAARRSGQLSRNQTFPTERYVRLHQTSGTRGRPMLVVDTAEDWRWWMHCWQFVLDAVGIEPAHCVFMAFSFGPFVGFWSAHDSCVERGCLVVPGGGLSTLGRLELLRAAGGQILFCTPSYALHMAESGATHQLDVASLGVQTIVLAGEPGGSIPSTRERIAAAWQAQVFDHAGASEIGPWGYGDPDGNGLYINESEFLPEFLSVAHGTPAEEGELSELVLTALGRVGCPIIRYRTGDLVRPRWSKSGRGFVFLDGGILGRADDMLVIRGVNIFPSAIEHIVRSFPEIVEYRVCARKQGAMDFLYLEIEDRLAQPQRVLEELRTRLGLKVEVKLAAIGSLPRFEGKGRRFIDERGKG